CCTCTGCGGTAGGACTTCTTCAGGGTCCAGAGGATGGAAGCATCACAGATTACAATTATGGGGAGCGCAATGATGTACACAAACGTGGCCCATGCACTGTGATTTAGATCTTTATCAACTATGGACATGGACCCTTGAACCATGGTAGCAGTCCACACAGCAGCAGCCATAAGGACCCGGGGAGTCAGACTCTTCTTTGTGCTGTAGGCGATGGGATGGAACACAGCCATGTAGCAGTCCAGACAGATGCATGCTGTTAGAAGAGGTCGTCCAGCCAGGTTTAGAGCATAGAGAAAACTGATGAAGCTCTGGAAAGACATGATGCGCCAGAGGAGGAAGTTAGTCAGGCCAAGTGGGACAAAAAATAGGAAGACCAGGTCCATGACGGTGAGGTTGATCATGAAAACATCGTTGGGGGTGATCGAGGTTCCAGCTCTGTGTCTCTGAAACAGCTCCCAGAGAACAGCAGCACATGCAGGAAATCCAACCAGAGAGAAGAGAGCGCTGAAAAACGCCCAGACTATAATACCTGGTGTTACGTGTCCGCAGTGTCCCCACTTGTTCTCCAAAGGCTCGCTGGAGTTGAAGGTTAGATTCTGAGAGAGCATTTTGAAGCAGTAAGAGGGCTCACTGATCGTCTGTGcctgaaatgaaacagaaatgaATGAGATTCTCCCGAGGAAACAAAAATTTGAAGAGGCttgcttttccagtttcaaAGTCATGTTACCTTCACGATGCGCTCTTATTTTTGGGTAGGATTTTGTGTTGATGCACACAATTTGTTTCTCCTATGAAACGGCTTATTTGAATATGCAAGTGACAGCGAGGATCATTTTTCAAACTTGGCATGGactgatttattatttttttaagtgactAATCAGCTGATCTTAGGTCCTGCAGTTATTAGAGGAACTAGTTTTCTAGTTTTCTATTTATTACTAAATAGTtttctatttattatttattaaccaGCAACAAGAGTAAATGCTCTGgctacctttaaaaaaaagaagaagctttcTTTCACATGGTATAGTTAAAGGTCAGAAGTCAGGGGGTGTGACCTACCTAGGAGACTACTTTAAATAACTATTCTTCATTATTCGTCCATGGATACAGTGGCTTTTGCCGTTGTGTGCCAGTGTCACAGCTCATGTCGGTCAAACTTAATCAACTTTTCTCGAGAGATCAAAGTTGGATAAGATGTAACAGGttaaaaaatcattttgtgAACGAGTCAAAGCTGATGCACAATAAAAGCATTTTCACAAAGAACAAATGTAATATAACAAGAaataatatattatttttaaaaagcagtaaagCGGGTGTTCCTGAAGCTACAATGAGGTTTTTAAGAGACTATACTTTGTCCATGTTTAATGATTCCTGTTGGTagaagaccttcagaaagtgGCTGCAACATGAAGCCATTTAACTTTCTACCTCAATGGTACATTTTAGGTAGAGTTTCCTGATTATACTTATAaggttaaattattttttatgtatttaacaATGAGAATAAAACTACTGCTATTAAAGCCAAAACAATGCTTCTAGCATGTTTTCTCTTAAGAGTTTATACATTACTTGACCATCTTCCCAGTTACTTTGTGCTGAGAAATGATTAACTGCTTGGATTATGTTCACAGGTAACATATAACACTACAGAGTAGGAGCAAAGTTACAAGAGGGTAAATTATAGACTGAATAATAACAACAAGTAAAGACTGCTCAAGAAATTTGAAGATCAACAAACAAAACTATGAATGTCAAGTCCAAAAAAATATAGTAAGATCTGGGATTAGGACACGCCTGATCCAGACCTAACTATAGGtgtatgaaaaagaaaattttaagcctaatcttaaaagtagagaaggtgtctgtctcctgaatccaaaatGGGAGCTGGAGAATAAACTAGAGAAAATGGGTGAGCCGATCTATTACTATGGAGCAGAAAGATTTGGaacaaaacagctgagaaaaaaggttagggttagggttaggataaGGAAACACTGATGCTACTCGAGTCCAGAAGACACAAGAAATTGAACATATTATGAAGAAAAGATGGTAGCTGAGAAAACAATGGATGAAATCTTAAGTGGAGAAGAGAGAAGCCATTGTCCTCCTCTATGCAGATCTTAAGGGTTCCCTAGCAGCAAGTCAGAGGAATTGCTACTAGGGAAACCTCAGAACCTAATGCAAGAGGAAGGAGAAGGCAAGAATCTCCAGCTACAGTGCCCACTCGGGTTTGccttttaacaaaagaaaagagcagGGAGGTACATTCTGACATACCACCGATAACATCTGATGGATGATAGTTCCCCGTGGTGCAGCAAGGATAAGAGGGCTGTAAGCTTCAGTTCCAACAAAGAATCGATCCATCtccaggtcaaaggtcaaacccTTATCTACCCCAGTGACATGTCTTgtttcattaaatttaaaaataataataataataataattacataaataaaaaaatgttctaCAAACATATCCTACAGACTGATTTAGCACACTGTGGTGCTCCAAAACCAAAAACTAGCTTACAGTCAGTATCATCAGTGTGCCAAATGAGCTTCCACCAATTTCCCAGATTGCTCTAAGAATCTAGGAAAAGTTGGTATCAAGAaacttttaaataaatcaaataaaaatggaaGAATTACATATGTATAAACCAGACAGTCAGGGTAGACTTCAGTGTGTAACagccttgttttttctttgccacAACATATGCAAAGTTTCCTGAAGGCAAAATCATGCCATAAAGTGTGAACAAAATGCTTCCATTTCCTCAACATAGCCAGGAAAAAGGAAAGTCActaaagaaacatttaatataaatgttttgGCATTTTGCCAGGTGATGGTCATCAGCTCATAAGTAACTGCACTATATCTCATGCATAAACATCTTACCCTACCATCGTGTTTTAGTTTTGGCCGTAAGCTCAGCAGTAAAAGTCCAAAATGCAGACCTCAGCTACAGTATGCCACTTTAGCTTTAGACAGCTCACATTAACATTACTATTCAGTTTTTTAATGCTCTGATTTGTCCAAATTAAACCCTGTCCCCGTGGGACTCAAAAGCAGCTCCACTCCCCACCACCAGGTGGCAGGAACAGCTTGTGTGAATAACATTCAGTATTTCTAGAGCTGATCATTAGATAAATGTAATGCATTCGATGTTTCAACAAAAGGATTAATGTTATATATAATGTATAATACATAATGTTATAGTTAGTAGTTATAGTTGTCGGTTCAGATTGTACAGTTCATTATCATTTCCATAAATAAACTGGATACAGAGGAGACTCGTTTTTCActcaaaatgttttattgtttcgACTTACGCAAACATTTCCATATAAAAATGACCATTTCTTCTTGAAATAACTTTGCTCTGCTCCCTGCCCACAGCAGAGCATTAGTGTATTCAAATTAGCTACCACTGATTTACTGACCAACAGAAAGATCAATCTGCTTAAATGCAAAGTACAAAAGATATATTTCTCTCCAAATGTATATATTGATACAGATATTTAACTTTACAGAACCTTCAGCACACTCTGGTTAGTTAGCTGTTCCTTCCTTTCTGGTTAACCTGTCAATGAAACATGCAGGTTCTTGCGTCAGCTGCACTGGACACTTATCAACAGGCTTTAAGTTGATGCCTAACACGACTATAAAAACAGGCAGAGGCCCAAATTTTCTTTTGtgccttttcttcctgttaaaagggagtttttcctccccactgtcgccaaatacttgctcataggggtttgtctgattttcagggttttctctgtattgttgtCGAGTCTTTACCAAAGCTGCactttgaggcaactgctgttgccATTTGGTGCTATACATTTAGCTTTTTCCAATCAGAAAAGCAACTATGACTAAAAGCTTTGAGGCACGACTTTCGACATTCACCTCGCCATCCGAGAGAGTCTGCAGTCGGGTTTAGGCTGCACGAGTCATCCAGATACAGTTCATTATTTATGATTGCCATCGTTGTGGTTTAACGGCAACCAGATAAATAATACATTCATAAACAAGGAAGGAACATCCGTGAGCGGTGCTATCACATGATTACGGcttggtaaaaaacaaacaaacaaaaacatattctcCTGTTTTTacaggatttttttgttttaatatctaaaataaacacattctTTCCAAATCTTCCAGAAAGTCCATAAATTTTCTTCTGGTTATGGAATTCTGGTTGTGGTGGGGCCTGCAGCCTATCCTGACTGTCGTAGCggagtacaccctggacaggtcgccacaGGTTACAATCTCCACAGCAGCTGGGGTAGACTCCAGCCCTCCTTAAAAATCTGAACTGTATACAAATGTATACATCAATGTTTACATCAAGtttacaaaaatacaacagGATCAATGATCCTAATGAACCTTAATCAGCTCTTTTAGTGGAGATATGAGGTTTCCACATGACCGCAATGACACCTATGAAGGTTTTCATTCCAAAACACCACACTGTATATCCACATtataataaatgacaaaaaataaaataaaaacctcgCTCAAAACTTTAATTCTAAATCAGGTTAGTGTAATATGATAGCTAAGGGTTTTAAAACAAATCCAGTATGtacatttttatgtgtgtgtgtaagaaacTGTAGTTTAAAAATCAGGCATAATATTTATAAAGATCTTATTGTGGAACAAAACTCTTCACAACCCGTATGAGAacgtcaaaataaaagacaaaaaccaaaactgcAAAGACTTTCAGAGTAAAACTGACATGAATGAGGGGGCTGCGCTCATTTCAGCACAAAGTCCCACTGATGTCGTGCTCCAGCCATTATGTGGACAATTTATACATCTGAAAAGAGCCTCAAACTCAGTAGTAGTTGTAAGGTGGATGCAAAGCTGCGGTTTGGTTTAGTATGCTAGacagagaagggaaaaaaaagaaaaaaaaaaaaaaaaagagaggcctGGCCTGCTTGTTTCAAGACCGCTCCAGGATTACAAGCCTCAGTGAACCACTACAACTCCTTTCTTTTCAAACATCGCCGCTCTGGGTGCGCGAGTTCGGAGAGCGATGACTTTCCGACGACGACACGAGGGTCAGACAATGACTCCATTGACTCAGTTTGACACCCCACTCCACCCCCACCTCCTCAACCCAACACCAGttaacatgaagaaaaaaaaatcttgcttATTATTAACTGggatgtcagtgtgttctcaGTGAGTGGAATTTGAGCCATGCATTGATTATTCAAAAGCAACGCCTCCTCAGAATCCACTCCAGTGTCTAGTGGATtgcttgtacacacacacacacacacacacacacaaatataggCTATGTCTATATCTTATGCAGATTCTTCACTTCTTGTGGGATATATTTACTGATAGCTTTCTTGCACAGTGAAAAGCCACTAAAACCTCTAAAGGCTTACTGCGCTTGGCGGGTGCACACAGAGTTGTCTGACATGTACACAGTGTGTTCTTTTTATGACTTAAAAGTCAGTAGTTCTCCATATTTCTCAGAAAAACTAAAATCCCTGAACAGTTAACCACTTATTCCCATTTTTTTAGACATTTCTGCAGCTTAAAAATGTCTCCTCGTACCTCAATAGCTGATGACTCGTACCACAAAGTAGCTACAGCCACGGTCACCAACAACCACATACATCAGTGCGGCACAATGCCTCTGTCTTCTCCATACAGGATGCCTTTCTTTCAGGGAGCACGTCTACAGGCCAGATGGGCTGCAGGgccttctctgtccaaaacaaAATGGCTTTGAGAGTGCTGGAGACCCCCGTCAGGTCTGCGGGAAACTGACCAGAATACTAAGCATCATCTTCAACGCACATCATGGCTCACTTTGTCAAAAGTGTTATACATCTTTCTTCACTGTTCAGCTGCACTGAGTAGCATATCCACAGGGAACTGAAGgaaatgcacaaaaataaaaaagcttcaCATATAGTGGAAAATCTACAGATATTAAACAACTTAAAAGAAGATGGCCATAAAAAATAATCATGATAACCTTCTTGAACTCTTTTGTTTATGGTGTTATttacagaagaagagaaaactTCTTTTTGGCAGTTAACAGTCACAGATTGTTTAGAGGAAGACATGAATACAAATGGTGCCACAGGCACCACTTGAATGCTACACTGTGTTGAGTCCATGCGTGTTACAACTGGGTACTAATAACGTGGCATTTAGGGACAACCTCGATCAGTTCGGATGCCGCTGCTTCTCCAGACAGAGTGAGAAGATTCCAGTTGCACGTTCTCAGCTCCGAAACACACATCCCGCTTATTTTTGCTATGTAAATGTTCATCTTCCCAACTCTCCAATTTCCCTCAGTGAGACTCCGTCTGCGTCTCCTTTTTAGTCTCATTGTCCCTGTCCTCAAGTATGCCCACTCCAAGTGTCTGCTAATCCTAAGTATTCTGGATTTTCTGCAGTCGGTGTCACAAAACCGTTCATATGTCTGGTTACTCCTCCGTTGCTTTCCAGTCCTGTGGGGCCGTCCCCCGCCACAGCCCCGGGAATCGCTTTGGGTCCAAGGTCCAGATAGTATGGGTTGTCAAAGGCCGGAGAGGTGGAGTTCACTGGGATCAAATACCCTGGGTTTTCCACACTGTGACCTGAACTTAGGCCGTTAGGAAGGCGGCGGTCTATTCTGGATTTTCGAGGCAGTGTGCTGGGCCGCTCAGGGAACCCTGGCCTGAGATCCTGAATTTCCTGGTTGACGTACTCTGAGAAGGTGAATAGAAGAAGAAAAGTCAGAACACAATCGGAGTTACGGATATTTCGTTCTTTAAGAAGACCACCGACTCACCTGGCAGGGGATGATTTTGAATGGCGTGACTCCGCCGGGGTAGTGAGTGGTGAAGATAAGGATGGGGAAAACCATTACACCCATCAGTTTCTAGGTCATCCTTGCTCCCGTTGGGGAAGGTGGGGTCTTTGCTGTAGCGTCCGGGGCTGGCTGGTGCCAAGGAGTGGCCGTCTGTAGGTGCATCCAGGAAGACAGAGTCAGACTGACCTCCAGCTGAGGTGCTGCGAGCCAGCATTGGATACTGAGGCCACACACTGTTAGAGGCGCTTGCTGCCATCGGTGAGGTTGGGTACTGGGTGTGGCTGATTCCAGTCAGGGAGGAGTGAAGATTCCGAGGCCCAGCAGTGTTGGAAGGGTCCATATCTAAGCTATGATCTCTGCTCTgctggaaagaaaagaaaaccaccTTTTAAGATATTGGGAATGTACGACATGACAGCATGTTAACTTAAAGAGTCGCACTCTCACACAGTATCAGGTACCTGTTGCTCATACAATATATATAAATCCTCAAATATCTGTTCATAtctgtttaaacatttattaaacagatAATTCATGAGTTctttcaaacacacagacattaaAGCAGGACTCTCAATTCTTATTTCACACATGCTGAATGATGGACATTCTCTTAAAAACTCAGCTTCTCATCTGTCACTCCAGATTAAATTAGGAAAATTATCTTAGACTGATCTGATCTGGGGGTGGGGATTTCCCACCCTCTGGTCTGCGTGTCCCTGCCTCTGCTAAATTATTTTTATCCCCAGTGGGGATAATAATGTATCTTTCCCCAGTTAAGAAAGCCAGTGGTAGCGCATGTCCATTTttaagtcaaaaaccaaatgcTGTTTTAAAGTGAAAACTACCActaacgaaataaaacaaatcaatCAGATAAAGAGAGCTTTTACAGGAGACTCACAAAAAAGCAATCCTAGAAATATTTCGACTTTGCATCAGCCGCTTGATCCCACGATTACTGACAGAGGCGAGTTACAGTTTCTAATTTTAATAGCTAGAAACCGTCGCTATAAAAGGCGTCTTTGTATAATGTTACAAGCAACAGAGAAGCAGCCACAATGCTGCATGAATATAGGACACCTACCCTTAAAGTTATTCACTACATTAATCACAATTTGGAACCTGCGGTACACTTTACTGCAGAACACATAATCCAGTCaatttcagatatttattaACTCGATTAACTCGAAAGTCTGCGACTGACACACTGCAGATGGAGTGTTGCAAGAAAGCCGAAAAAGTCATCAACACGGATTGTTTTCTCAGTCTGACATGCAAAAAATTTACTGCAACAAGATATAGCGCTGGTGAAAGTTGAGATTTAATAGAAATATGGAAATTTAAGTGGAAGAGGCTCTATCAAGTAAAACTAACATATGCTTGAAGGTATTCACGCAAAGGTCCAACACGTACAACTGCCATCACATAACAGGTAAATTCTGACCCTGTATGACTGGTGTCTGGATAGCCCATTGGCCTGGGGCTCGTCCCCTTTCCTTATATTTGGCACCAGGTACTCCTCAGGATCCATCATTTCCCCAATATTTTCATCTTCCCTCAGAAGCATCCTGTAAAACTC
The Oreochromis aureus strain Israel breed Guangdong linkage group 8, ZZ_aureus, whole genome shotgun sequence DNA segment above includes these coding regions:
- the LOC116335114 gene encoding proteinase-activated receptor 3-like, producing MLSQNLTFNSSEPLENKWGHCGHVTPGIIVWAFFSALFSLVGFPACAAVLWELFQRHRAGTSITPNDVFMINLTVMDLVFLFFVPLGLTNFLLWRIMSFQSFISFLYALNLAGRPLLTACICLDCYMAVFHPIAYSTKKSLTPRVLMAAAVWTATMVQGSMSIVDKDLNHSAWATFVYIIALPIIVICDASILWTLKKSYRRGGDLHPRKKKALQIITNSMVMTITSYFPPVLLYVFGHLIVTDDNEYECVLAMPVLIIPTAGSAIMPLLHLGNLGRLNNLCC